One genomic segment of Ancylobacter sp. IITR112 includes these proteins:
- a CDS encoding NADH:ubiquinone oxidoreductase subunit NDUFA12, whose amino-acid sequence MFRARSTAGAGTNSVKISDFITETFTWWNAQTMGTRFHTWRHGEFVGTDEFGNRYYRTKGRKIDPALGFERRWVIYNGYAEATAIPPGWHAWMHQRSDVPPSEDTYVAREWEKPHRPNPTGTVNAYHPPGSAIGFGHRPAVTGDYKAWTPE is encoded by the coding sequence ATGTTCCGCGCGAGATCGACGGCCGGCGCAGGGACGAATTCCGTGAAGATTTCCGACTTCATCACCGAGACCTTCACCTGGTGGAACGCCCAGACCATGGGCACGCGCTTCCACACCTGGCGGCATGGGGAGTTCGTCGGCACGGACGAGTTCGGCAACCGCTACTATCGCACCAAGGGCCGCAAGATCGACCCGGCCCTCGGCTTCGAGCGCCGCTGGGTAATCTATAATGGCTATGCCGAGGCCACGGCGATTCCCCCCGGCTGGCACGCCTGGATGCACCAGCGCTCCGATGTGCCGCCGAGTGAAGACACCTATGTGGCGCGCGAGTGGGAAAAGCCGCATCGGCCGAACCCGACCGGCACGGTCAACGCCTATCATCCTCCCGGCTCGGCCATCGGCTTCGGTCATCGCCCGGCGGTGACGGGAGACTACAAGGCCTGGACCCCCGAGTGA
- a CDS encoding DUF2155 domain-containing protein, which yields MAGFAAAPASAQQGWQGGVESQPLAPPPLMEGPVEDPDSPPGGPGVPSIMDDPDAGAPRAPAPAPAEVPGQATVGPSGDIEVIQPPEQKIENKTAVFSGLDKITGRITSFDVSINETVQFGALRITPRACYTRPEGEQQNTTGFVEIQEIALDGKVQPLFGGWMFASSPGLHGVEHPIYDVWLTDCKQTDPVIASPGGQQ from the coding sequence ATGGCCGGCTTCGCCGCCGCGCCGGCGTCGGCGCAGCAGGGCTGGCAGGGCGGGGTTGAATCGCAGCCCCTGGCGCCGCCGCCGCTGATGGAAGGCCCGGTGGAGGATCCCGATTCGCCGCCCGGCGGCCCGGGCGTTCCCTCCATCATGGACGACCCCGACGCCGGTGCGCCGCGTGCCCCCGCCCCGGCGCCGGCGGAAGTGCCGGGACAGGCGACGGTGGGCCCCAGCGGCGACATCGAGGTGATCCAGCCGCCGGAGCAGAAGATCGAGAACAAGACGGCGGTGTTCTCCGGGCTCGACAAGATCACCGGCCGCATCACCAGCTTCGATGTCTCGATCAACGAGACGGTGCAGTTCGGCGCGCTGCGCATCACGCCGCGCGCCTGCTATACCCGGCCCGAGGGCGAGCAGCAGAACACCACGGGCTTCGTCGAGATCCAGGAAATCGCGCTCGATGGCAAGGTCCAGCCGCTGTTCGGCGGCTGGATGTTCGCTTCCAGCCCCGGCCTGCACGGTGTCGAGCACCCGATCTATGATGTGTGGCTGACCGACTGCAAGCAGACCGACCCGGTGATCGCCTCGCCCGGCGGCCAGCAGTAG
- the aat gene encoding leucyl/phenylalanyl-tRNA--protein transferase has product MSHPREHQVEITPEVLLKAYACGIFPMAESADDPGLYWIEPERRGVIPLNDFTVSSRLARTVRSDRFEIRIDHDFEAVIDHCAAPAEGRGSTWISRRIRKLYCDLHARGHCHSVEAWQDGALVGGLYGVRLGRAFFGESMFHTARDASKVALVHLVARLRRGGFVLLDTQFVTDHLRSFGAIEVPKRQYSRLLAQALQAGEADFYCWPPGEAITGSVCLQSVSHTS; this is encoded by the coding sequence ATGTCACATCCGCGCGAACATCAGGTCGAGATCACTCCCGAGGTTCTGCTCAAGGCCTATGCCTGCGGCATCTTCCCGATGGCCGAGAGCGCCGACGATCCCGGCCTGTACTGGATCGAGCCGGAGCGGCGCGGCGTCATTCCGCTCAACGACTTCACCGTGTCGAGCCGCCTCGCCCGCACGGTGCGTTCCGACCGGTTCGAAATCCGCATCGACCATGATTTCGAAGCGGTGATCGACCATTGCGCCGCGCCGGCCGAGGGGCGCGGCTCAACATGGATCAGCCGCCGCATCCGCAAGCTCTATTGCGACCTGCACGCGCGCGGCCACTGCCACTCGGTGGAAGCCTGGCAGGACGGCGCGCTGGTCGGCGGTCTCTACGGGGTGCGGCTGGGGCGCGCCTTCTTCGGCGAGAGCATGTTCCACACCGCGCGCGACGCCTCCAAGGTGGCGCTGGTGCATCTGGTGGCGCGGCTGAGGCGGGGCGGCTTCGTGCTGCTCGACACCCAGTTCGTCACCGATCATCTGCGCAGCTTCGGCGCCATCGAAGTGCCCAAGCGCCAGTACAGCCGGCTGCTGGCTCAGGCGCTGCAGGCGGGTGAGGCGGATTTCTACTGCTGGCCGCCGGGCGAGGCGATCACCGGGTCGGTCTGCTTGCAGTCGGTCAGCCACACATCATAG